The following proteins come from a genomic window of Armatimonadota bacterium:
- a CDS encoding DoxX family protein, whose product MLADIFSAVSDWGLLILRVALGVIFIVHGWPKLNPNSPIKGIAGFAGFLQQLGVPAPRLFAWVVALLEAVGGVLLILGPLTRLISVGLAIDMLVAIILVKRGMAKAPFADPKGAGWEFEFALLAASLALVFTGPGAIALPWGAGW is encoded by the coding sequence GTGCTCGCAGACATCTTTTCTGCGGTGAGCGACTGGGGACTCTTGATCCTCCGGGTCGCACTCGGCGTGATCTTCATCGTGCACGGGTGGCCGAAGCTGAACCCCAACTCCCCGATCAAGGGGATCGCCGGGTTCGCCGGCTTCCTCCAGCAGTTGGGCGTTCCCGCGCCGCGGTTGTTCGCATGGGTCGTCGCGCTGCTCGAGGCGGTCGGCGGCGTCCTGCTGATCCTCGGACCGCTCACCCGCCTGATCTCCGTGGGACTGGCAATCGACATGCTGGTGGCGATCATCCTGGTGAAGCGCGGAATGGCCAAAGCACCCTTCGCGGATCCCAAGGGAGCCGGGTGGGAGTTCGAGTTCGCTCTGCTGGCCGCATCTCTCGCACTCGTGTTCACGGGTCCGGGAGCGATCGCGCTCCCATGGGGCGCGGGATGGTAG
- a CDS encoding tyrosine-type recombinase/integrase: MPPSLPAPSETAVVGRLVRRRNPRQHSEELGRPAGVAPASSALVPPEDSPATLSDAVEGFLLSRRVGNCTARTVDIYAANLWRFVRAVGGGGLADCTPSVIQRYLTGLRERMRAVSVHQHFRTLRTFLRWCVRTGRLPADSMAGMTMRLPKTLPRVPEDGHVRRLLAACPSTPEGRRNRALIALLADSGLRKEEARRLRIGALDFTARTIHVHAGKGQKDGLAFFGEATSSLLRTWLAVHPDPRPAAFLFVTRDGSPLGPYAIRRILHRLSRRAGLDRLIGPHALRHYAATAIWRRSGDLELVRRVLRHETLIMALRYVAVSQADLAAKFATASPMDHLRAAR, encoded by the coding sequence ATGCCTCCCAGCCTGCCTGCCCCTTCGGAAACGGCCGTCGTCGGCCGCCTGGTGAGACGGAGGAACCCGAGGCAGCATTCGGAGGAGTTGGGCCGGCCTGCTGGTGTTGCTCCCGCCTCCTCGGCACTGGTACCGCCAGAGGATTCGCCCGCCACCCTCTCCGACGCTGTCGAGGGGTTCCTGCTCAGCCGGCGCGTCGGAAACTGCACGGCTCGCACGGTGGATATCTACGCCGCCAACCTTTGGCGGTTCGTCCGGGCGGTCGGCGGAGGCGGGCTCGCTGACTGCACGCCTTCCGTCATCCAGCGCTACCTCACCGGCCTGCGCGAGCGGATGCGCGCGGTGTCGGTGCATCAACACTTCCGAACGTTGCGAACATTCCTCCGTTGGTGCGTCCGCACCGGCCGCCTGCCCGCCGACTCGATGGCGGGGATGACGATGCGCCTCCCCAAGACCTTGCCGCGTGTGCCCGAGGATGGGCACGTCCGCAGGCTGCTGGCCGCCTGCCCGTCCACCCCCGAAGGCCGCCGCAACCGCGCGCTGATTGCCCTGCTCGCCGACAGCGGACTGCGCAAGGAGGAGGCCCGCCGGCTTCGCATCGGGGCCCTCGACTTCACCGCCCGCACGATTCACGTCCACGCCGGCAAGGGCCAGAAGGACGGCTTGGCCTTCTTCGGCGAGGCCACCTCATCGCTGCTGCGGACCTGGCTAGCCGTCCATCCCGACCCGAGGCCCGCAGCGTTCCTGTTCGTCACCCGCGACGGGTCGCCGCTGGGGCCCTACGCCATCCGCCGCATCCTGCATCGGCTCAGCCGGCGCGCCGGGCTGGACCGCCTCATCGGGCCGCACGCGCTACGGCACTACGCTGCCACGGCCATTTGGCGGCGTAGCGGTGATTTGGAACTCGTCCGCCGCGTTCTGCGCCACGAGACGTTGATCATGGCCCTGCGATATGTGGCGGTTTCGCAGGCTGACCTGGCCGCGAAGTTCGCGACCGCCTCCCCGATGGATCACCTGCGGGCCGCGCGGTGA